The sequence below is a genomic window from Dermacentor albipictus isolate Rhodes 1998 colony chromosome 2, USDA_Dalb.pri_finalv2, whole genome shotgun sequence.
ATAAAGATTTCACTCCTGTGTTCTGTTCCGTGAGTTATGTGATTGAAATCATGTATACTGGTCTGCACGACCATGCGCGTCGGTGCCTTCCAAAGTTGGGGTCTGCAGTTTCGGTCAATAATTTTCGGAGATACCTCCGCTCACTTGAGCGACGagtgttttcttttgttcctttttttaattCGAGGTGGGTTACTGCAAGGCATAGTATCAGAAATTCAAAAAATATTGATGGATGAATAAAGCTTCTAATAACATAAAACTGGCTCCTAAgtgtgaagaagaaaaagactgCCGCTGGCCCGGACAATCGGCGTCCGGAAAGTGATAGCTTCGAAAACGACTTACTTAGAATATCGATGCCGAACGATGCTGCATACAACGCCAAATATGTTCACTTTACTATTAATGCGAAACATTAGGCATGAAGCCCTGTCTTTACGTGCATTGAATGCGAATCTGAATCTTCCGCGCGATACTTTCCACTTGGTCATGTGCTCGCATTGGGCAAAGACAATATTGAGGGTGTGCCACCCAAATTTTGGGGATGGGCTAAGTCAGTTGGGAGTGAGCCAGGTTGGTATTGAATGTCGGTCAAATAAattttcgaattgggcaaagtcaattttgGAGGTCTGCCAAATCAATTTTGGGAGTAGGCCAGGTCGGTTTTCAACCTAGGTCAAGACAATTTTCGAATTGATCAAAGTAAATTTTTCGGGTGCGGGCCACGGCCTACGTCCGACGCCGTGGCTGTTGACCGTGGGATGTTGTACTCCGagctgcagcaggtccagcgcccAGAACGTGACGTCTTCACTTCGTCACGTGGGTTTTGATACCCTCGAATTTCAATGCTAGATGCTCGTCGAATATATATGTGAAAGTATTATTTGCCCTATGAAGCGGAAAATCTGGCGAATGTCCGTTTTTAGATGTAGTGCTTTTAGACCTAGCCTTTGAAATGGTGCAGTGGTTTGTCTCTCTCTGTGTTTATGTTTGAATCGTTACCTCCTTCGCTTGCCAAGTTATGCACGCGAGTTATTGCCTAAAACTTTACACGCTTTGGATTTGGAATGTGTACGGGCATATGTAGCAGAACTAAATACCGTGTAAACCGCAGTATAAGCTGCAGCATTATGTTTAAAAATAAAGCTAATGTCGCCCCTCGACGTATACATAGCGGTCTTCAGCAGAGCGTGATTCGTATTGGTGGCGGTGCGCGCATGTGGCATGCATGTTGGTGAACGCATAGCCCGAGCCCTGTCCATATCCAGCTGTGCTtgctgtcatttttttctttctgtcactGTCTATGCTAGTATGTGCTCTTCCTTTCGACCTCGTGtgaatttttcttaattttttactGGTATGCGACGAGTAGCGGCAGGCGGAGGGTTTTCAGCGGAGCTCAAAATTAATGTTGAACACTTCGGCGAAGCAAACAGCTTACGTGAGCGCTCAACGACAGTTCAGCGTTTCTGACAATGTAGACAGAAATATTCCTGGGCATGAAATGAAAATTTACAGCATGTGACCCGCGTAAAACATCATGTCTTGCAGTGGACCGACAGCTTGGGGGAGCACTTGGGGAATTTTCTCGTGAGCTTCTTGCGCGCTCGCTACCGATAACTATACCATATACAGCCAATCCGACGATGAATGATCATTATCGTTGTGAAAATAAACACGTTTCGTCCATTTTCCTCCCTCTCTTTTTCTCCTTCGAGGCTGGAGGTCGATCTATATTTCCGCTCGACCTATATTCCTATTCATGCCGTATTCTATTCAAATTCCGCAATATTAATGAACTACATGCGAAATTAGGCGAGCACGATTTTCCACGCGTCTACCTTTTAGGAATGCGCACACCTAAAGGTGAAATATGCGTTTTGAAAGTTTCGATTGTGCGAGGAACGAAATACAGCAGAGAAAGCAACACCACTCTGTACACTGACGCATGATATACGACACTCGCCTGAGCTCTATTTTGATCTGGCCTGGCCAAGTGTGCAAGGGAAAGtacttgtgtgttttgtgcgCACTTCACTAGGGTGGACGAATGGCGCCACGCCCTGTAGGTACCTTCATTCCTCATACTACACCCCTCTCAAAGAATCCTCTCCCCAGTCATACTCCTCTGCGCGAGACATCCTCTTCACAATTTCTCCTTTTCTTCACATCACCACTACAACAGCATGACGACCCAtcccgcaaaaaagaaagaagaaacaaatattcgctttaactcaggaacaaGTGCCTGTTGTCAAGCCCTAATCTGTTGTGAAACCATGTACTCACCATAGTTTCGGAGCAAGCTTCAAGTTCCACGCGCCGAAGGAGGCACGCGACGGCTGTCTTGACCTGCAACATGCCGAGTCGCATGCCTACGCAGCTGCGGGGTCCATAACCGAAAGGCATGTACGTGAACGGCTTTATGCTGTCCTTGTTTTCCGGTAGGAATCTGTTTGACAGAAGATGGTTGCAATAAATGAATGCGAGAATATTGCCATTGACATAATAACCCTCAACTGTATTTGACCCAGTGCACAGTGACTGTGCAACATGAAGCAACATTAACGTAGTGCAGTGAAGTGACCTTCAATCAAGCGTCGTCGTATATTTTTGCGACAACGGTAACGGCGCTGACTGAGAGACAACCTCATCAATGTTTGAGACGGCAGTGAGCACTTACACAAACGAAATATAACTCGATACAAGTAAACCACCGGTGAGTTGCCGTTACTATTACCTCGAGAATATTCCAACTTGTCGAGAATATTCGAAAACCGAGCATCGAGAATATTCCAAAACCGGGGTCGCGCTCAACAGGCGTAAGGTGTTATATTGACGAAGACGTCTGTTCAATTGTTTGTGCCTTACAACTCGCCGGCTAACGGAGATACACCGAGCTTCGGACTACGACAAAAATGTTCAGTTATACGCGTTACAATAGTAGGCTAGCTAGCAAACATTGATATTACGCGGCCGCCAAAAGTATGTTGCGATTAAGGCAACTGATATTCAATCATgtaatacactctaaaaactaggaagggtatcgcaggagtgaagcggccggttcactcttcaaagcgtcgttttactctcgcaaaatgtcgaggagagtgaaatgcattgttcactctctcaccaaggagagagtgaaatgtgcttttcactctccccttcagagagagagagtagttctactcttgcggcaatagagaacaaaacatagcgtaatcttctgcttcaactgtaggtggctggccccgaacatggcaatgtatcattcatgcacgctcgctgagcaaagaacacatcgttttacttctaagagaacaggccgccgcagttcaaaggaatgcgtagcgagcgctctactttttcactcggagttgtccaccgcgcgcgcgcgcgctcaagatcgcggaacaacacagcaccggagaaaggtgatctgtACAGCGAGCAGCGTCGCAGGCCTGCAGCCAGGGGAGATCGTGTATCAGCGATCTCGCGTTGCCACGAAAACACGatagtcgttcgtcatgccttggatataacaacaaatcctccacggtaagtgaattctaacttaggtgcacattctccgtatatgtcatgttatcgccaggaagtcgtcgctgcgcttagccgacgcgattgacaaaggactaggcatacgcgctgtgtctctcgatgtcaatcgaaaaagccagtcgtggcgataactgcatgtgattttatcactttgccgttgtccgtaagagctttaaagatcgcaaacgctaccagaactatggtatgttcaataagacgccaggcgagaggacgcttaaaatggttcgttcaccagcccgtgattccgagcctatgcggagcgtgattagcgtgcgttttgtgtgtttgaatttattcagtttggcagtctactgtgtacggaacgctgttgaactaaggaatcacataacagaaggcgtcgttttgctggcagcgtgctttttttataaataaaccgcgcgcttgacggtgtttcgcgcagggggaatctgcgaccactgaagttacgtgcagcaccagtgctagttagaaactttgccgcaggcattcagctgcatgctgcaagaggtcagttaggCGCGTTATCTCGAACtttctgaaaacgcatgaggaatccatgttttatgctgaaaaaagtataaaccccatatataagcgatcttgcgcgcggcagctacaagcgacgcgatggagatggctgtcgcgttcgctcgtcgcctacaagtcgtactccgtgcgagcgacgatattgagcgacgcctccccggtgttgccggcatgagggctgcaatcacgcgtgacgcgtgctttagtaatttacgttgatgtattttactataaaaagtagcataaaatatttgcggaggtcttgccgtaggttcttatccttgcacgtataaaaattgaattattcgctcgttccgcgcgacaatcggtagtatttgagcgatgtacatacatccagttccggcttcgcgctattggctagtcgctcatagcactttcgggcgacgagcgacgatttctagatttccagaaccgagccatctgttcaagcgacggcccgttttgtcgctcgaagccgtagctcgtcgccgtcgcacactaaatcgctctcacagtgtttatccctaaaactgaactgtttttgctcatgtattgaaatggtgtgattataggtaggtctggttttgtctcctgttgcggttttcgtgcacggtgcgaaactgaaaggatgcttatgtctacgaactcggtgaattgtcgagcagctagttatgcatcggcattgaatataacggctgctgtgtggaattacaactgcaagggcgctttgcatacgcttgttgttttggacatgcctgtgcatttgctaatatgagttggcgtgtcagagttatgtcatatgaatagctaaatcagccttcctctgggggttacaagtGTAATGTGTgtattttgctattgcatggcagatcaaaatgtgtttatcgcttgaatatttttagtagagaaataatatcaaaataaaatgttgctttgattccgtgttaccagtctgtcgtacacagaacaacaggttggtgtaataaactaataactgcggtttaactgcaacttttacatgccttcaagaatctaaaatgctaaatttcaaactgcagcagtagtcgggtctgtcaaaaatgaactccattgcgcacctcatacatgaaaataagttcatgccttttagtaagcttagatgcaggctgcAGTGAGCTtttttgttagtattgaaatgtgggtaagcttgccataataagccttgttgcccttttttataggcacatccatatatccattgaactcaaggacaatattttcatccctactgagcatcatgtttgcagctataatcctcaaattatggcttcagcagtggcacaaccagggatggtgcgggaggcacactgggcacgtgcttaagatgtgtcacaagtggtgtttgcgatacaccagactcatgacagacctatgatgtctgagaatgaccaatattctattcattaggaggagtattctaacattcgtgccaaacgaggatgaactgtccgttatttcttgtttgtttaaatctaaaattgaagttaatttagcagttgactgttgcagtcatttgggtgttttgcatgcatttcactaagaagactaagagctaagactttcttttattgccatggccttgactgtcttgatgttgttttgcaccatgcccttgtgttgacttttgcatacaatatttttcaggcacccgctttatataacgcaagaaagcagctgcaaggacacgaggatgtgaaagagccagtgcagaggagccaatgccaaaaaatcaaaacacattggcatgcaatttggacaagaaaactagtatgtgggtatattgggtgtaccatttgaccaaatgtaaacaaaatcaaggtacagtatgttacaccaagatgaaaattcttacatgctccaggcagtcatcttaacatggtatatttatgtaatgtctccgattggaaagtcaaatcaagtatactctctggagacaaacacatagcagcaagtgtcattgaaaggttagaaatgtgttttaaaaaagctgattagttctgagaagtgactgctttttgtcttgcctctcaacagatacatccatatgataaaaaaatagtggtacaatgaaattgcatatttgcttagtgacatgatacatacttgcaatgagcactgtgcctgtgtttactataaaaaacaacagcccatgcttggttaggttaggcccactacaacatgcaggcatgggtgattggcactttttttttatttatgtgtcgtgaggtttatttacgtgcgtataggtgcaatggcacgcagtatggctagtacaaaaaaaggggggggggggctcagatatatgtagctcactgtacacgacacagggcaaaggaaatccgtgcTCAACAACTgtgttaaatgccatgtacgtaaattttacaacgctactcattcgaagcgcgcacaggtgcatattgaaaagttttccagggtacataatttagtgcgtcatttacactaattttgctctaaccacaagacataatgatttgaatatactgcacggaaaaacctagagcgaattaaattgtgtgtcagcttcgtgtgtatacataaagtcattcctatgcattaggtttttcgcgtaatgcattacctgttgacagcctatcttatcatgtgtactctgtttacattacagttgtttattagtttactcatttgttttgcaacttatgaaatgccggtgtatatatactttcaacatttgacataaccctgtatgttttgtagggacaacccaggacgtgcatttctcagcacccagtcaactgccagaagtgactcgaacacaggccaccagtaagtggacatcagttgcaatttcacattatgaagttggctgctgccttgtactgaggctttttttttattgagatggtggtgtcgttctaatgtacatgacaacaaaggtgcgatcatgtctcacagaggcatatatggttgctattctctgcgagggacgtgttctcgtgttcatgaagcatttgtgtttggcagtattgtcgcccaatgagtcagatataaacactgtaactcgccactgccggcaagtagttgcgagaaacacacTATATTgtgacgctgtaaagttatttcattaattcgaaggaaaattttgcagcgggaaaaaaggttgctattccaggtaaacatgtctttttctcacaaggtatttaaccaaactgtggatgcgcgaaattcgtgacttatgaatagattttaattcatcctttagtaatgcttctaaaagagactagaaatagcatgtgactacctctccaatcagcagatcatacacttacagtcataagtggtagttccatgcagtctcgcactctatataacctttccttttagcaccattggaactggcggctgcgttttcagaaggaggagtgcacttggcactgtatatgtatgtgtgaagtcggttttctttgtatgtgttggcTCACTgatacaaacagtgcaaaaatcagttgtaccatgaggctgacgacgccttctcctgctagaaatgcggcacttcatattttatagtactgcatgacatttaaatcaaaactagcacataaaatgatcaaaaaaactaaccgctgttatagctattttcctcaaagaaagcttgtcctttacgggctgtgttaatctgagctctccaccgatgtttcagtagtgaatcccttagtgagtgagagattgggggaAATTAATTgtgttagtctttaaatggtgtcctaattatgtgtatttgttccaacaaagttgtctagattactttattgtgtagtgtaaagcttatgaaaccataagcaactagtgagttactaacatgcatatgcatttgtcactatacaggtggcactcggctgtaccactgcagtgctgtggaaattgccagcaccagcggctttgcaacagctgtttcacagcatgtcggtatgtgctaatttatagttatgttgggatgggCTAGTATTATGGActactgctactctgtattgtgacagatccatatgataagtgatgtaatgggcacagtgAAAACgtgtgaatgttttactatggtaaataaaaaggctctccttttcgtcactggagcaggggagaatagcatgcaggcactcctgaatgtacatatatttcaaaacatgagagagacatatctatatatatatatatacatatatatatatatatatatatatatatatatatatatatatatatatatatatatatatatatatatatatatatatatatatatatatatatatatatatatatatatatatatacacaattaaactaaaggcagggacattccatctttcattttgaattgacttgtacagcgcaaaaatacaacactgaccacagagaagcccacatgttaacaggtttgatacacacaataattcaacagatttgatacttcaggtgtgctattttacgccaggggaagggaaaggggacaaaaccagaaaaagtggagtggaaaagaaaggaatcgtgccaaaaagcatgagaaacatcgtgcagccaggatcgccagcaggacatctgaAAAGCACTCTGATAAAATTAAATACAGGGCAACCTTACCTATTGTTCgtttcaatcaactcagatcacatgcagccattactgcaatcaagttgtttccttatgtcatgagggaatgatgtgggcccaaaaaactgtttagagctgaaggattatgttccatgctagcctcattacctgctttttatcatattgttatcagctgcttatgttagggacaaaaagtaagagtacgaggtctttcctgattcgccattccacacaacatgtctttgtgactatatgtacatgcagatgatccatagatgaaaaatattcagtacagtagaatctcattacaagatacacttggttgtaagagacatataaaaatggtttggttggtttttcGATGTTTGCCACATtaacactgtacacaagagacacctttgttactaacgactttttaagtattcactacttcgaagggacacaacccagacacattcacttcatgcaccttgtgtgctctgaagggcgtaaagatcacgcaatcctcacacaagtcaattgcgcatgtctctttagcatggactagaaaaggaaggcaacgaggacagtgcagggcagaaagtgtcgacagttgaagctgacgagcgtctaagagcacctgaaaggcactgcgagcaacaaggcttgcaaagtgaagtgtttaacttccagaagttaggaaggaagctaacacaatctacagtcactaaaaagctgtgaatgtcttctttaaagggcccctaagccaccgaggttgaaatttatttgcggtgttgcagttgtacatgttaaggcaacgaacacgtagccatgagagtttttcgaaacggtgcagtaatagtggagctacgtgtttgattatcaaaaagtagtccccgctcattttactctttcatctggtacacgccatctggatagtatcgtcttttcctcgcctagtacacctccaaatgttacgggacaggccatcaccaacgagctctgttgctgccgcgcaggcccgtcgtcctgcgaggggtggcgctaatgacctcgccaatacaatggaactgtatggtgactctagttgaagagcctcatagggagacccttctgttggcgtttctgttctttgcccccattggctgtccacaatggcatcgcgagcaacgcgacgaggaaggagtgtgtatttgcttgcaggccttgccggcagtcgtacactttcgttcgacgaatcgacagcaccggaaactggtgaatCAGCAGAGAaagcctggtgatgtcaggacaaactggggggtgcaggataggtccagagaggcgcacggagtcgttttcttcatattgtggtgctcccacagtgctacgcactgtggcgtttggcatcgtcaattgtgacggcattctgattttgatgcgcgtgtttacttgaaatgttcaaaaaatgtcgagaagtggtttaggggccctttaagccaccctgagcaattattccttcagatatatctaaacatactttattgatgatgcataataaagtgatctagtctggctcctcagtgttttaaaatttttggtattgagagacatgtttcccgtgcctcttgagtatctcttctgaggcttaactgtaatgtacacacacaattgtgtaactcctcctgcaagtattattcattaagcctggtcactgatgtgcaaagcttgtggttaagttttgatgtccgtactttttaaAGCTATGTTTATTGATTCACGCtgttattggttcttcgatgcaggagacaatgcctacgaaattattggccctgatgacgagagccctcaaggggcaaacgacatctctgttgcagaagtgagcccgataccacctgaagttaccatgacaggtggcacggcagcaatagatacagagacggccatgtctactgcagctgcaacagtgtacgaggcaagcagcagtgtgtcggcatcagcagcagtgtcagaaggaaccgcaccaggcctggtagagcaacatgtgtgctatcactgtgactttttttgtagtgcatacaactcatttgctcaacatacgaaagcttttcaccacgactgtgagccattgttcttgtgcagcaagtgcaaagtgtgcaacaagcatcactttaagatatgaaaacatattacagttgttgcctccccagccagcccacatagcgacaacaatgtggaacacatggtgggacacacctcttccccattagaagatagtagagactgtcagtgttgttgttagattaactggtctttgtaggcaactagaaggagaacacaggtgtcataagattgttgtttatgttgttgttgaagaggtaaaaaaagtttgatgcagctgaagtgccaactgatattgagcaaatcgaGAACAAGCACCTGcaaaagcaacactatcgaaatttgggtatctgtgtgccgccaactctggtaaggatggcataggacagaagtgtgatgaagaTCACatagacactgctgttccatcactggtcacagtgggcagtgacttgtagggcaagagagtcgaCTGAAatgaacattatggcatagtgt
It includes:
- the LOC135918149 gene encoding uncharacterized protein — translated: MPKNQNTLACNLDKKTRTTQDVHFSAPSQLPEVTRTQATSGTRLYHCSAVEIASTSGFATAVSQHVGDNAYEIIGPDDESPQGANDISVAEVSPIPPEVTMTGGTAAIDTETAMSTAAATVYEASSSVSASAAVSEGTAPGLVEQHVCYHCDFFCSAYNSFAQHTKAFHHDCEPLFLCSKCKVCNKHHFKI